Proteins found in one Cricetulus griseus strain 17A/GY chromosome X, alternate assembly CriGri-PICRH-1.0, whole genome shotgun sequence genomic segment:
- the LOC100772305 gene encoding melanoma antigen preferentially expressed in tumors-like has product MDNKKPPTLLDLAIHCLLNNEPIAIQALQEIPRELFVPLFSATFMGRRKNILTAMVKVWPFSCLHIGTLSVREAHRDLLKAMVESLQFLPVHNSASRSPKLRILDLRQDAGCKTICPDISIKSPACFYACAYSEHSIMKIEAQPSVASSEPEVQSSKKAMELVVNLSLDGTLREREFLCLLLNKVQQSSGSLHLCCRDLQIDKLYDCRDTLNHLDLKCIDHLAVDEASLGEVTNLLAQVVHLDRLCLSKITCRSLNGKTFQNFLSQLRRMDRLNELNLSSFCLTDHLESVLRVLPACLDFLHLPFCGLSYSDFKFLSECPQANHLKLLNISNNPMYWEDCEPFYNLLQNISDTLQHLAINHCLLTDSTISVLIPALSRCSHLRVLSFSSNPITMPMLMRILEYLTPLMQLKYVIYPIPVHCYGRWHFQGSLDRQKLADVQEYLKIMLQEADRDDMNWITYSN; this is encoded by the exons ATGGACAACAAGAAACCACCCACACTTTTAGATCTGGCTATACATTGTCTTCTGAATAATGAGCCTATAGCAATTCAAGCTCTCCAGGAGATCCCTAGGGAGCTTTTTGTTCCATTGTTCTCTGCTACTTTCATGGGAAGGCGTAAGAATATACTGACAGCAATGGTGAAGGTTTGGCCCTTTAGTTGTCTCCACATCGGAACATTGAGTGTGCGGGAAGCTCATCGTGATCTTCTGAAAGCCATGGTTGAGAGTCTTCAATTTCTACCTGTCCATAACTCAGCTTCTAG GAGCCCTAAACTGAGGATCCTAGATTTGAGGCAGGATGCTGGCTGCAAGACCATCTGCCCCGATATCAGTATTAAGTCCCCTGCTTGTTTTTACGCTTGTGCTTACTCTGAGCACTCTATCATGAAAATCGAAGCCCAGCCTAGTGTTGCAAGTTCAGAACCTGAGGTTCAGTCCTCCAAGAAGGCAATGGAATTAGTAGTGAACCTTTCCCTGGATGGCACCTTAAGGGAGAGGGAATTTTTGTGTCTGCTTCTGAATAAAGTGCAGCAGAGCTCAGGCTCTTTGCATCTGTGCTGCCGAGATTTGCAAATAGATAAATTGTATGATTGCAGAGACACCCTAAATCATCTTGATCTGAAATGTATTGATCACCTAGCAGTTGATGAGGCTTCTCTGGGTGAGGTCACCAACCTTCTGGCTCAGGTGGTCCATCTGGACAGACTTTGTCTTTCGAAAATCACTTGTAGATCTTTGAACGGGAAAACATTCCAAAATTTTCTGTCTCAGCTTAGGCGAATGGACCGCCTCAATGAGCTCAATTTGTCTTCTTTTTGCCTCACGGATCATCTTGAAAGTGTCCTCAG AGTCCTACCAGCTTGTTTGGATTTCTTACATCTGCCATTTTGTGGACTTTCTTACAGCGACTTCAAGTTTCTGTCTGAGTGCCCTCAAGCCAACCATTTAAAGCTGCTGAATATCAGCAACAATCCAATGTACTGGGAAGATTGTGAGCCCTTTTATAACCTCTTGCAGAATATCTCTGACACCTTGCAGCATCTGGCAATTAATCATTGCCTTTTAACAGATTCTACAATCTCCGTTCTCATCCCAGCACTAAGTCGCTGTTCCCATCTCCGAGTGCTCAGCTTTTCCTCCAACCCAATCACTATGCCTATGCTCATGAGAATTCTTGAGTACTTAACACCCTTGATGCAGCTTAAATACGTGATTTATCCTATCCCAGTGCATTGCTATGGGAGATGGCATTTTCAGGGCAGTTTAGATCGACAGAAGCTTGCTGATGTGCAGGAATACTTGAAAATAATGCTACAAGAGGCAGACAGGGACGACATGAATTGGATTACTTACTCCAATTAA